gtcaaagggaaaagtcaaaatGAGAACTGAGTCAGGCAAAGCTGCCTcctattttattcctaaataagaaaCTACAAAGACAAAATGCTACACGCTTCTTTCACAATTTGCCCACAGGGAAACTCCCTGTGAGCCTCATTTCACCCtggcaatgtaaattgatagcttaCCTTCACAGATGCGGGACAAAGGCCAggcaaagtcatccctctgctcacctgaggCAAATGCATGTCTGATTGCTCCTTCTGCTCTATTGTTTAtgtcaaaatgcagattcactgagccagactaagGCATAGGTGACTATTCCTCTACTCCCCTCTCTCATGTAAATTCtgtattcagtgaaaggctgaacaaagactcaaaagaagacaacttttttttaagacaggtcttgctctgtcccccaggctggagtgcaatggcagggtattggctcacagcaatctccacctcctgggttcaagcagttctcccgtctcagtctcctgtgtagctgggattacaggcacgtgccaccacacccagctaatttttgtgtttttagtagagacgtggtttcaccatgttgatcagtctggtctcgaactcctgacctcgtgatccacccacctcgactcccaaaatgctgggattacagacacgagccactgcacctggccaagaaggcaaccttttgtttcttatttacctAAGACCTGGGACCCCCACAGCTCCCCTTCtaattgtcctgcctttccagagcAAACCAATGTTCATCTCGCATGGTGtggtgaagagggagacccaggtaTCTCAGCTCAACTTCCCCTTTGACtatcacactgcatttcaatagaagaaaaggctgaccgGCTGGCGCCTCCTGTTTCACCTTCCTGTAGGTGGCAGGCTGGGACTTGGGGAAACCCTCTGGAAGGCACTATTTTtgcttaaaacaagatcaaactagaaatcttttcacatgtgagtcctaaaactgtaaaccggaaccctttcatatgtgattcctgaaactgtaaacaggACCTCAGACCTGATCCTGACCAATCCCACAGCCGTGAAGGTAGAGGGAATCCCAGCCTAAATCCACCACAGCCGTGTAAAAACCAGCAGCAGCTGAGACTTGGGCCAAGGCAAGGACTGCAGAATCACCTTAAAAAGGACAAGccttgctccagccacatccTGGAAGCTGGCTGGTCCCCACACGGCCGAAGCATGAGGAGATTCATCGTGGGACTTgttcttcttaatatttggacTTGTACAGTGGAACATTAACTAATTTTAAAGAATGTCCTCAAGTACGTACACCAGGTAGGATGTAAAAGTTACTGCCATTCTTTTGTCCTACGGTTCTTATAAATATAcagggacacagaagggaacctGTTTTATGTAATGGTACTCAATATAAGATGTGTAATCCGTGAGATGGACAGGTAGCTGTATCATAGGCATCATTAAGCCCTCTTTCTTCCTATTATCTGTTAAGACAGGTGAGCTGCTAAGGTATTAAGTCTACTCTGCTAGGGAGAAGAGAACCCTAAAAATAGGAGATTGGACAAATGATGAGTGGCCACCAGAGAGAACTATTGAGTATTATGGGCCGGCCACATGGGCGGAGGATGGCTCATGGGGATACGGGACCCCTATTTACATGTTCAACTGGATCATCCGGTTGCAGGCTGTTTTGGAAATACTCACTAATAAAATGGGCAAAGCTCTGTCCCTTTTAGCCCAACAAGAAACTCAAATAAAGAATGGGATTTATCAGAATCAGCTGGCCCTAGATTATTTGCTAGCAGCTGAAGGAGGAGTCTGGAAAATTCAAACTCACCAGCTGCTGCCAGCATATAACCGGCCAGGGTCATGCAGTTAAGAATATAACCAAACTGGCACACGTGCCTCTGCAGGTATCGCATAAATTCACCATAAGTCCTTGTTTGAAGATTGGTCCTCAGCCTTGGGAGGATTAAAAACCCTCCTCATTAGTGTAATAACAATAGTGGGTATTTGTTTACTATTCCCCTGCTTCTCCACCTTGTTTCTCTAAATGGCTAAGAAATCCTTTACTGCTGTAATAAGATCAGAAAAATAACATCACAAGTGTATTATATAAATCATTAATCACTTTCTTTAGAGGATCTGGAAAGTGAGAATAAGAGTGAGACCTCTCACTAATATTATAGAGTGGTGAGGGTCTCAAAGgggagggaggctgaagagggagacccaggcatctgagatcaacttcccctttgactatcacactgcatttcaatagaagaaaaggctgactgGCTGGCGCCTCCTGTTTCACCTTCCTGTAGGTGGCAGGCTGGGTCTTGGGGAAGCGCTCCGGaaggcactatttttacttaaaacaagatcaaaccagaaatctTTTCACGgatgagtcctaaaactgtaaaccagaaccctttcatatgtgattcctgaagctGTAAACCGAGACCCtttttatatgttatttctaAAGCTATAGACCcaagattcttccatgtgtaaTATCTAATTCCGCTCCTGCTACATTGATCAATGTCTCCTGTCCCCCTAAATGTATAAGACCAGACCGAGTGAGGTGGCccacccgcctgtaatcccagcactttgggaagctgaagtgggaggatcatgaggtcaggagttcgagaccagcctgaaaaacatggtgaaatcctgtctctactaaaaatacaaaaattagctaagcttggtggtgtgcacctgtaatcccagctgcttgggaggctgaggcaagagaatcccttgaacctaggatgcagaggttgcagtaaactgaggtcataccattgtactccagtctgggtgacagatcgagactccgtctaaaaacaaacaaaaaacaggttgTACCCTGACTGCCTTCCTTGGACACACGTCCTCAGGATCGCCTGAGGTGTGTCCTtaatcagctttcttttttttttttttttttgagacagagtctccctctgtctgtctgtctgtctgtctctcttttttttttttttaaagcagagccGTGTTGCCCTaagagtctctctcttttgcccaggctgcggtgaagtggcacaatctcacctcactgcaatctaccctctccacctcccgggttcaaatgattcttctgcctaagcctcccaagtagctgggattacaggcgcccaccgccagtcctgctaatttttgtattttcagtagagacggggtttcaccatgttggctaggctggtctcaaactcctgagctcaggtgacccacctgcctaggtctcccaaagtgctgggattacaggcatgagccacagtgccccgcCCTTAATCAGTTTTCTAAACTGATTGAGACcttggctgtgcacagtggctcacattatggctcatgcctgtctccCTAAATGTATAAAACCGGGCTggtcgaggtggctcatgctagtaatctcagcactttgcgaggtggaggaaggcagatcacctcaagtcaggagtttgagaccacctggccaacatggtgaaaccccatctctactaaaaatacaaaaattaccaggatATGTgggggtgcctgtagtcccagccactcaggaggctgaggcaggagaatcatttgaacctgggaggcagagattgcagtgagccgagattgtgccattgtattccagcctgggcgacaagaatgaaactccctctcaaaataataataataataagttgaTTGACACCTGTCTCAGAAACTTTTGCTTCACAGATGGGAAATAGAGGTTAAGAGAGTCTCTCTGTTCATGCCATTTCTGTGGGGGCTCTCAAGATCCCCTGCTCTCTTTGGGGTCAACAGCTTCGACATATTTTATTGCATAGGCAGAAGTAAGGCTGCGGGTCAGACCCAGCCCTGGGGCACCAGAGAGTCATACTGGCATTCAAGCCCAGCCCCCCAGCTTGGGCTCCTCCTTCTGAGTGTGCCAGTGGCCTCCTGGGTGCCAGTTCCTTGGAAACATGGTGGCCCTTCAGCTGCTCCCCAGGGCTGCATCCCCACAGACCAGCTCTGCTCCAACTTCTCAGCGCGGCTCAAGCTTCCTCTCAAGGGTCAGGAAGCCATTCCGTGTGCACTGGGCTTCCTGTGGTCACCCCCGCTCAAACCCTTGTCTGAAATCGCTCCCTCATCCTGGCCTTTTCGATTCTGAAAGATCTTCTGAAGTGCAGCCTGCTGTGGGCCTCAGCCCAGGCTGGAAGCTGGAAGCTGGGGCTGTTTCCACGTCCCCAGAGCCTTTGTGCCCCTCCCTCTTCCAGTCCCTCAGGATGGTGGCAGCCAGAACAGCACCACTCTGTTCCCTCGAGCAGCCAGTACACTTCTCCCTGGGCCAGCTCTGAATTCCTGCTCTGAGTGCAACAAGCCGCAGGTCCACCGGGCGCGATCTTCCAGTCCCGAAACGCCCCCTCCCCGTCCCATTTCTGGCACTTAGACACGAGTCTGGTTGGAGGAGAAtaatctgctttattttattttcacgtGTCTGGGGTGGCTATGGGGGAGGCCAGTGGCGCGCTTCGAAGGTGTTGGGAGCCGTCAGGTTTCAGTGCTGGGAGAAGGTGGCTTCCATATCGCAGGCAGGGTCAGCGTGGCAGCCGTCTGGAGGGAGAGGTAGCGTCAGGGGACCCCCGGCTTcgaccctgcctgcctcccccaggccccggcGCACCTCGCCCCGCTCACCCGGGCTGCAGCAGAGGCCGAACATCGCGCAGCGGCCCCCGATCCCGCAGGCCTTGTGGCCGGACTGGCAGGGCGATGGCAGGTAGTTCTCCTCCTGGCAGCGCAGCGCCTCGGCCGTGCCCACGAAGCAGCCTAGCTCTTCCGCGCAGCAGATATTCGGCCCGAAGCAGCGGCCTTTGCCCCCGGGGCCGCAGGGGAGGCACTGCCGGGACGGGAGGGGTGAGCGAAGGAGCGGGACCGGGGTTGGGGTGACTCGGAGGTCCCTGCGAGGCGGGGCGGGGTGCACGGGGAGGGGATGCCGGGGTCCTGGGATCGCAGTGCGGGCGGGACAACGGGGCTGCAGGCGCGCTGGGGCGCCGTCTGGGCTTCGACCGCGCTCACCGGCGGGGCGTCAAAATCGACTGGGGTCGTCAGGCGAGGCCGGAGCGGAGCCCGTCCCTGTGGCTGCGGGTCCCTCCTGCCCCGGAGCGCCGCGGGACCGGGCTAGGGACTCACCTTGCGCACATCGAGGTCCAGCGCGGCCCTCTTGCCTCCCGGGGGGCAGTTCTGGATGTAGCAGGCGGAGGTCAGCGCCAGGAGGCCGAGCAGACAGCAGGCGAGGCTGGGGCCGGCCATGGTGCGGGTGCGCTGGGTCCAGGGTGGGTGACTGCTGGCGGCCTCTCGGCCTGGCCTTTTTATGCCTGGGCATTGCGTCGGCGGAGCTCTGTTTAAGAGGTTGGTCGAATGATTGGTCACAGAGGGTCGCCGTGGGTCAGGCCGAGCGCTTACAGGCGCGCCTCTTCATTTGCAGGGCCTGGGCCGGGGTCAAGGTCACCTCGCTGGCTAATGGTCTGGGCACAGAAGGTGAGGTGCTTTGCGGAAGGGAGCAGGCCAGGGTGGCCTGGGTGACTAGCATGGGACAGGGAGAATTTGGGGTGGGGTGTGGCCCAGCCGAAACCTttaggggctggggcagggaaggTGGACACTGGGACCCCTCCAGGTAGGAGGCGGCTCTGACAGGACTCCCCGCCCACCCTCCTGGCCCACCAAGGGTATGCATCCTTGTCCCCTCTTTTAGGAAAATTTCCTCTTTCTAAACCCAAATTTCCAGGAAGCCTCTTCACCCTTGCCACACAGTAACACCCACTTCCCCTGCACCCAGAACTTAGATAGGAAGAGATCACATCTGTCTCTAATCTGTAACTGAAATTCAACCTTTCCTTTCATTATACATTAGGCAACAAAACACAGTGGAATTAGCAATACCTGTGGCTTTGTCACAAATCAAAATAACAGATAACATCCTATCACAGCTGTCACAAATGCCTCTAAATACTGCTTAGATTCAGTATCTCTTCACAATGATTCCAGTTACTGGGCCAGTACCAGATCTTGCTATCTGATGGTTAAATAAAGAAGCGCGTTTATGACACTACCAAAATGtgttttggctgggcgtggtggctcatgcctgctatCCTAATACTCTGGGAAggcaaggtgggtagatcacttgagcccaagagtttgagaccagcctagcaacatagtgagaaccctcagctctacaaaaacacaaaaattagctgggtgtggtggagtgctcctgtagtcccagctcctcgggaggctgaggcaggagtactgcttaagcctgggaattcaggactgcagtgagctgtgatcgtaacattgcactccagcagggtgacagagtgagaacgagaacctgtctcaaaaaaaaaaaaaaaaagtgttttaacattttgatatctGAATATATATGGCATGAGCCACATCACGTGGCCCTATAATTGGTTTCTTTTGTAAttctattgcttttattttctaccttaaaattttttgactgggcgcagtggctcatgcctataatcccagcactttgggaggctgaggcgagcagatcactt
This is a stretch of genomic DNA from Saimiri boliviensis isolate mSaiBol1 chromosome 9, mSaiBol1.pri, whole genome shotgun sequence. It encodes these proteins:
- the OXT gene encoding oxytocin-neurophysin 1 produces the protein MAGPSLACCLLGLLALTSACYIQNCPPGGKRAALDLDVRKCLPCGPGGKGRCFGPNICCAEELGCFVGTAEALRCQEENYLPSPCQSGHKACGIGGRCAMFGLCCSPDGCHADPACDMEATFSQH